A stretch of DNA from Spirosoma endbachense:
CGAGCCCGTAATACAATGGAGTGAGCGTGGTGCGAGTATATCCTGTTAACGTTGTGTCGTGAACAACGGGCAATGCCGTTTGACCAAAACAAACATTAAGGGAGATTGTAGCCAGCAGGGCTATCAGAAAACGTCCGCGATTAGTTGATACCTTCATCCAGAGACGGCTTGCCAGGGCCGTTAAAGAGTAGAAAAATGCAAACTGCCAGCAGATTGACTGATGGAAATGTGTTTTGATACGTGTCATTGATAGCCAGATGAGCCATACCGACCGCTATACTGAAATTAATGATAAGTAGGGTACTCGCCCAGCGAGTCCACAATCCCAACAGCAGTAAAATGCCTCCGATTAACTCCGTATAGACCGATAGATAGGCACCAATTGTAGGAAATGGAAATCCCAGACTGGTCAGATACGACATAAATTCCGGCATTTTTTTGTCGGGCGAAAAAGCATATGGATACGAGACTTTTATCAGTTGGAAGCCAAAAGCCAGTCGTAAAATTAGCGGACCAATTGATCGAAACCGGTAGAGCGAGGCTAGATTCATAAGTGAGTAGTCAATGAAACGGAGGCTATTGATAGCTAGTTGCCTGTTTCTAAACCAGCCGAAACGTTGATACTAAATTTTAATTTGTAATGAATCTAAACAAGCGTACCTTTGCTCCGAAAACAACTGGTACGAATGACCTCCGAATTTTTTCTTCCTGAATCGCCTATTGTTCTGAACGATTCAAAACAGATTATCCAGACAAACCCTTTTCTTAGTCATGAATGCGTGCTGAAAAAGTGCTGCAAGAAGTACAAAAAGGGCAAGCGCTGCAAGAAATGCCCGGATTGATCGGTTATTTTTCTTTGGCGAATGAGTGCTTTTGAGCATCTTCGTCCTATGGAAATTCATTATGTATTGAAGAACGGCCTGCCTTCTCAGCCGGAACTGGCTTCTTTATTGAACCTCCTCGCGACGGTCTTTGCCAACCAATCACAAGCTGATTTACTGACCGAACTCAACTACCAACAAGCTCGAACAGGCATCCAGATTTTGCTTGCTCTGAAAAATGAGCAGATCGTAGGCTGCAAACTGGGCTATGAGCGTAAGCCAGGTCATTACTATAGCTGGTTGGGCTGTGTTGATCCCGCCTGCCGGGGCAGAGGGATTGCCAGAGAACTGATGAATCGCCAGCATGACTGGTGTCGCGAGCAGGGTTATTCTATGGTAAGAACACAAACTTATAACCAATGGCGTGAAATGCTTATCCTGAATCTGCGCTGTGGCTTCGATATTATTGGAACGGTGCAGGGTAAGCATGGATTGACTATCGTTCTGGAAAAGAAAATTTGATAACGCTGCCGATAGCCTGCTCCAGAAAACAGATCTCTACCGCTTCTACTTCTCCACCTGCTCATAGGAACCCATTGCCCCGCTTTGTTGTCATTACGATAGATGCATCTCTATCTCCATATTCCATTCTGTAAGCAAGCCTGCCACTACTGCGACTTTCATTTTAGCACGAATCTGAGTAAGAAATCCACTGTAGTCGACGCTATCTGTGCTGAAATTGCTCTTCAGAAAGACTACCTGACCGAAAAATCGTTGGAAACGATCTACTTTGGCGGTGGTACGCCGTCTTTGTTGACAGAACCGGAACTGGCGCAGATTATCGAGACAATTCATTCGCATTTCCTCGTTTCGCCTACAGCCGAGATTACACTCGAAGCT
This window harbors:
- a CDS encoding DoxX family protein, translating into MNLASLYRFRSIGPLILRLAFGFQLIKVSYPYAFSPDKKMPEFMSYLTSLGFPFPTIGAYLSVYTELIGGILLLLGLWTRWASTLLIINFSIAVGMAHLAINDTYQNTFPSVNLLAVCIFLLFNGPGKPSLDEGIN
- a CDS encoding GNAT family N-acetyltransferase, coding for MEIHYVLKNGLPSQPELASLLNLLATVFANQSQADLLTELNYQQARTGIQILLALKNEQIVGCKLGYERKPGHYYSWLGCVDPACRGRGIARELMNRQHDWCREQGYSMVRTQTYNQWREMLILNLRCGFDIIGTVQGKHGLTIVLEKKI